Proteins from one Lacrimispora sphenoides genomic window:
- a CDS encoding DAK2 domain-containing protein gives MGMKYIDAKMLQKAFLAGAKGLEAKKEWINELNVFPVPDGDTGTNMTMTIMAAAKEVAAIENPTMESLAKAISSGSLRGARGNSGVILSQLFRGFTKEIATANQVTATVLANSFVRATETAYKAVMKPKEGTILTVARGMAEKAAELVTETEDILEFCQKVIEHGDYVLSQTPEMLPVLKQAGVVDSGGQGLMQVMKGAFDCLSGKEVDLSVEVEKRPVDTAGASGATTADIDIRFGYCTEFIINLENHYDDKKEHDFKGYLESIGDSIVVVSDDDVVKVHVHTNDPGLAIQKALTYGSLSRMKIDNMREEHQEKLIKESEKLAAQQKAESEKKAEQRKPYGFISVSAGEGLDEIFRGIGADYLIQGGQTMNPSTEDMLNAIEKVNADTIYILPNNKNIILAAEQAKSLVEDKKVIVIPSKTIPQGITAIINFAPDLSPEDNEKIMTAEMSRVKTGQVTYAVRNTMIDDIEIREGDIMALGDSGILAVGKEIESTVLEAMEAMVEEESELVTVYYGKDVKEDEAKELKEKAEELFSHCEVELHAGGQPIYYYLISVE, from the coding sequence GTGGGTATGAAGTATATAGACGCCAAAATGCTGCAAAAGGCATTTCTGGCAGGAGCAAAAGGACTGGAAGCAAAGAAAGAATGGATTAATGAACTGAATGTGTTTCCAGTACCGGATGGAGATACCGGAACCAACATGACCATGACGATCATGGCGGCGGCAAAGGAAGTGGCTGCCATTGAGAATCCTACCATGGAATCGTTAGCAAAAGCAATTTCCTCCGGTTCATTAAGAGGAGCGAGAGGAAACTCCGGTGTGATCCTGTCCCAGTTGTTCCGTGGTTTCACAAAAGAGATCGCTACCGCCAATCAGGTAACTGCCACCGTTTTAGCCAATTCCTTTGTGCGGGCAACAGAAACTGCTTATAAAGCAGTCATGAAACCCAAAGAGGGAACCATTCTTACTGTAGCCAGAGGAATGGCAGAAAAGGCTGCGGAGCTGGTCACCGAGACAGAGGATATCCTTGAGTTCTGTCAGAAGGTAATCGAACATGGTGATTATGTATTAAGCCAGACGCCGGAGATGCTTCCGGTTTTAAAGCAGGCCGGAGTAGTAGATTCCGGCGGCCAGGGCCTTATGCAGGTAATGAAGGGTGCCTTTGATTGCCTGTCGGGCAAAGAGGTAGACTTATCTGTAGAGGTTGAAAAGCGCCCGGTTGATACTGCCGGAGCCTCAGGGGCTACAACTGCTGACATTGATATCCGGTTCGGCTACTGTACCGAATTTATTATTAATCTGGAAAACCACTATGATGATAAGAAGGAACACGATTTCAAGGGATACTTAGAATCTATCGGTGATTCCATTGTGGTTGTTTCAGACGATGACGTGGTAAAAGTCCATGTTCATACCAATGATCCGGGACTTGCAATCCAGAAGGCCCTTACTTATGGCTCTTTATCCCGCATGAAGATCGATAATATGAGGGAAGAGCATCAGGAAAAATTAATTAAAGAATCAGAAAAGCTTGCAGCGCAGCAAAAGGCTGAGAGCGAAAAAAAGGCGGAGCAGAGAAAACCCTATGGCTTTATATCCGTATCGGCAGGGGAAGGACTTGATGAAATATTCCGGGGGATCGGCGCAGATTACCTGATTCAGGGCGGTCAGACCATGAACCCAAGTACAGAGGATATGTTAAATGCCATCGAAAAGGTGAATGCCGATACCATCTATATCCTGCCAAACAATAAAAACATCATATTGGCTGCCGAGCAGGCCAAAAGCCTGGTGGAAGACAAGAAGGTTATTGTGATCCCTTCAAAAACCATACCACAGGGCATTACTGCCATCATCAATTTTGCTCCGGATTTATCACCGGAGGATAATGAAAAGATCATGACAGCAGAGATGTCCCGAGTGAAAACCGGACAGGTTACCTATGCGGTCCGCAATACCATGATCGATGATATTGAGATCCGGGAAGGGGATATCATGGCGCTTGGCGACAGTGGTATTTTGGCTGTTGGAAAGGAAATTGAGTCCACAGTGTTAGAAGCCATGGAAGCCATGGTGGAAGAAGAATCTGAATTAGTGACCGTTTATTACGGCAAGGATGTCAAAGAAGATGAGGCAAAAGAGCTTAAGGAAAAAGCAGAAGAGTTGTTTTCCCATTGCGAGGTAGAGCTTCATGCAGGCGGCCAGCCAATTTATTATTATCTCATATCAGTAGAATAA
- the recG gene encoding ATP-dependent DNA helicase RecG yields MNGESIDSLKGIGEKTGKLFQKVGVITVGDLLEYYPRAYDTYEEPCPIGELKPDQVMTVAGMLYKTPDVKRYSHIQVITTTLKDMTGTLLLTWYNMPYLHSTLKAGTRAIFRGRVVKKSGRLTMEQPEVFTEEAYEQVVHSMQPVYGQTKGLSNKTIVRAQRQALSLRSMVRDYMPAELRKKHELAEYNFAIEHIHFPTDRSELLFARKRLVFDEFFLFLMAVRRLKDGREDKKSAYILSLSPQVEALRKSLPYSLTNAQEKVLNEVYGDLSGGRVMNRLIQGDVGSGKTIIAILALLQAAYNGYQGALMAPTEVLAKQHLESMTVLFDAHQIDKKPILVTGSMTAKEKRIAYEKIASHEADIIIGTHALIQEKVVYDNLALVITDEQHRFGVGQREMLGKKGEEPHVLVMSATPIPRTLAIIIYGDLDISIIDELPANRLPIKNCVVDTGYRKKAYEFIQKEIASGRQAYVICPMVEASEMIDAENVVDYTKTLREALPGISVEFLHGKMKPKEKNGIMERFAGGEIKVLVSTTVIEVGVNVPNATVMMIENAERFGLAQLHQLRGRVGRGKYQSYCIMVGASEQEGTKERLDILNQSNDGFFIASEDLKLRGPGDIFGIRQSGDLEFKLGDIFTDANLLKTVSEEVKRLFHVDPELEKEEHQELKGKLQEYLEKSYDKLNL; encoded by the coding sequence TTGAATGGTGAGTCAATTGATTCCTTAAAGGGAATCGGTGAAAAAACAGGGAAATTGTTTCAAAAGGTGGGAGTGATAACCGTTGGGGATCTTCTGGAATATTATCCAAGGGCCTATGACACCTATGAGGAGCCTTGCCCTATTGGGGAGCTTAAACCGGATCAGGTGATGACTGTGGCCGGTATGCTTTACAAGACTCCGGATGTTAAACGGTACAGCCATATCCAGGTCATCACAACAACTTTAAAGGATATGACGGGAACTCTTTTGCTCACCTGGTACAATATGCCCTATCTTCACTCCACTTTAAAAGCAGGAACACGGGCTATTTTCCGGGGCAGGGTGGTGAAGAAAAGCGGACGTCTTACCATGGAACAGCCGGAGGTATTTACGGAAGAAGCCTATGAGCAGGTGGTGCATTCCATGCAGCCTGTTTATGGACAGACCAAGGGGCTGAGCAATAAAACCATTGTAAGAGCTCAAAGACAGGCGTTAAGCCTCCGGAGTATGGTACGGGATTATATGCCTGCTGAATTGCGAAAAAAACACGAACTGGCGGAATATAATTTTGCTATTGAACATATTCATTTTCCGACGGACCGGAGCGAACTGCTATTTGCCAGAAAAAGACTGGTGTTTGATGAATTTTTTCTTTTTCTCATGGCGGTCCGGCGTTTAAAGGATGGCAGAGAGGATAAAAAAAGTGCTTATATTTTAAGCCTCTCTCCTCAAGTAGAAGCCTTGAGGAAAAGTCTTCCCTATTCTCTTACAAATGCCCAGGAAAAGGTTTTAAATGAGGTATACGGCGATCTGTCGGGAGGCAGGGTCATGAACCGGCTTATTCAGGGAGATGTAGGCTCCGGTAAGACGATCATTGCCATACTCGCCCTCCTTCAGGCAGCGTATAACGGATATCAGGGAGCTCTTATGGCGCCTACGGAAGTACTGGCAAAGCAGCATCTTGAATCCATGACAGTGCTGTTTGACGCGCATCAGATCGACAAAAAGCCCATACTTGTTACAGGCTCCATGACGGCAAAGGAAAAAAGGATTGCATACGAAAAGATAGCTTCCCATGAGGCGGATATCATAATCGGAACCCATGCCCTCATTCAGGAGAAGGTGGTATACGATAATCTGGCACTGGTGATCACCGATGAACAGCATCGGTTCGGAGTCGGCCAACGGGAAATGCTGGGTAAAAAGGGAGAAGAGCCTCATGTTCTGGTTATGAGCGCAACGCCCATCCCACGAACCCTTGCCATTATCATTTACGGGGATCTGGACATCTCTATTATTGATGAGCTACCGGCAAACCGTTTGCCCATTAAAAACTGTGTGGTAGATACCGGCTACCGGAAGAAGGCCTATGAATTTATCCAGAAAGAGATAGCAAGCGGCCGGCAGGCCTATGTGATCTGCCCTATGGTAGAAGCCAGCGAGATGATTGATGCGGAAAATGTAGTGGATTATACGAAAACCTTAAGAGAGGCACTTCCGGGAATTTCTGTGGAATTTCTTCATGGGAAAATGAAGCCTAAGGAAAAAAACGGGATCATGGAAAGATTTGCAGGTGGGGAAATTAAAGTTTTGGTTTCCACTACTGTAATCGAAGTAGGAGTGAATGTTCCCAATGCAACGGTAATGATGATTGAAAATGCAGAGCGCTTCGGGCTGGCTCAGCTTCACCAGCTGAGAGGGCGTGTAGGGCGGGGAAAATATCAGTCTTACTGTATTATGGTAGGAGCTTCGGAACAGGAAGGGACGAAAGAACGCCTGGATATCTTAAACCAGTCCAATGACGGCTTTTTTATTGCCTCAGAGGATTTAAAGCTTCGGGGACCCGGCGATATTTTCGGAATCAGGCAGAGTGGGGATCTGGAATTTAAACTGGGGGATATTTTTACGGATGCAAACCTGTTAAAGACTGTATCAGAAGAAGTGAAACGGCTTTTTCATGTGGATCCGGAGCTGGAAAAAGAGGAACACCAGGAACTGAAAGGCAAGCTGCAAGAGTATCTTGAGAAAAGCTATGATAAGCTTAATTTGTAG
- a CDS encoding DUF975 family protein, whose translation MSRKALKFDAKDAMRDALVSPIIVTLIMGVIMVILSAVQGFLDIWQKMIDNAGAYDLGQTGAFAVSSIIFLVINIVVSTIIQFGYQSYCLKVANRDDTMSYGDLFGSVRYLLKALGLILMVSLLTFLWTLLLIIPGIIAAYRYSQAVIIMVEDPSKGIMQCIRESKEMMVGHKWEFFVLELSFILWQLLGLVTCGIAFIYVYPYMKVTFTNFYNAIKPNTVVFEEATVIE comes from the coding sequence ATGAGTAGAAAAGCCTTAAAATTTGATGCAAAGGATGCCATGAGGGATGCGCTGGTAAGTCCTATTATAGTTACATTAATAATGGGTGTCATCATGGTTATATTATCTGCGGTGCAAGGTTTTTTGGATATATGGCAGAAAATGATAGACAATGCTGGCGCTTATGATTTGGGCCAGACCGGAGCATTTGCAGTCAGCAGCATTATTTTTTTAGTTATTAATATTGTTGTTAGCACCATTATCCAGTTTGGGTATCAGTCTTACTGTTTAAAAGTTGCTAACAGGGATGATACTATGTCATATGGGGATTTATTCGGATCTGTAAGGTATTTGTTAAAAGCTCTGGGATTGATTCTCATGGTGTCTTTACTTACTTTTTTGTGGACATTGCTTTTAATCATTCCGGGAATTATAGCTGCTTACCGCTATTCACAGGCTGTTATTATTATGGTTGAGGATCCAAGTAAAGGTATTATGCAATGCATTCGTGAAAGTAAGGAAATGATGGTAGGACATAAGTGGGAATTCTTTGTTCTGGAGCTGTCCTTTATTTTATGGCAGCTTTTAGGCCTTGTCACCTGCGGTATTGCTTTCATTTATGTATATCCTTATATGAAGGTTACTTTTACTAATTTTTATAATGCAATAAAGCCTAATACGGTTGTATTTGAGGAAGCGACTGTAATTGAGTAA
- the udk gene encoding uridine kinase: protein MKCVIIGIAGGTGSGKSTFTNRLKDAFCDDIAVIYHDNYYKKQDGISFEERKKMNYDHPEAFETELLLDQLRKLRAGESVDCPVYDYSMHNRSQNVVKVEPKKVILVEGILVFADERLRSMFDIKIFVEADADERILRRVIRDVKERGRDIEGVVEQYLTTVKPMHYLYVEPTKPMADVIINSGMNEVAFQLVKTNIEKILESVN, encoded by the coding sequence ATGAAGTGTGTGATAATTGGAATTGCCGGAGGAACCGGCTCAGGGAAGTCGACCTTTACCAACCGGTTAAAGGATGCATTTTGTGATGATATCGCGGTTATTTATCATGATAATTATTATAAAAAGCAGGATGGAATCTCTTTTGAAGAGAGAAAGAAAATGAATTATGACCATCCCGAAGCTTTTGAAACAGAGCTTTTGCTGGATCAGCTTCGAAAGCTTCGGGCAGGTGAATCGGTTGATTGTCCTGTTTATGATTATTCCATGCACAACCGTTCTCAAAATGTGGTGAAGGTGGAGCCTAAAAAGGTTATTTTAGTCGAGGGGATCCTGGTTTTTGCGGATGAGCGCTTAAGGAGCATGTTTGATATAAAAATCTTTGTGGAGGCTGACGCCGATGAACGGATCCTTCGCCGGGTGATCCGGGATGTAAAGGAAAGAGGCCGGGATATCGAGGGTGTTGTGGAACAGTATTTAACCACAGTTAAGCCTATGCATTATTTGTATGTGGAGCCTACGAAACCAATGGCAGATGTTATTATAAACAGCGGCATGAATGAGGTTGCGTTTCAGTTGGTGAAAACGAATATTGAAAAGATATTGGAGTCTGTTAATTAG
- a CDS encoding alpha/beta-type small acid-soluble spore protein — MSGRSNTTNVPEAKEAMDRFKMEVASEIGVPLTNGYNGNLTSAQNGSVGGYMVKKMIEAQERQMAGK; from the coding sequence ATGTCAGGTAGATCTAATACTACAAATGTACCAGAGGCAAAAGAAGCAATGGATCGTTTTAAAATGGAAGTAGCTAGCGAGATTGGTGTTCCGTTAACCAACGGTTACAACGGTAACTTAACTTCTGCTCAGAACGGTTCCGTAGGCGGTTATATGGTTAAGAAGATGATCGAAGCCCAGGAAAGACAGATGGCAGGTAAATAA
- the rsmD gene encoding 16S rRNA (guanine(966)-N(2))-methyltransferase RsmD yields the protein MRVIAGKARRLVLKTIEGQDTRPTTDRIKETLFNMIQGDMPDCCFLDLFSGSGAIGIEALSRGARLAVFVEQSPGATECIRENLMTTRLEDGAIVMNCDVMTGLGRLEGKGYVFDFIFMDPPYNQDWEKKVLQYLADSRLIDEDTTMIVEASLETSFDFLENLGYRMIREKNYKTNKHAFIARKEL from the coding sequence ATGAGAGTAATTGCCGGAAAAGCCAGGAGGCTTGTTTTGAAGACGATAGAGGGGCAGGATACGCGGCCTACGACAGATAGAATTAAAGAAACACTTTTTAATATGATACAAGGGGACATGCCTGACTGCTGTTTTTTGGATTTATTCTCTGGCAGTGGGGCTATCGGAATTGAGGCACTGAGCCGGGGAGCCAGGCTGGCGGTTTTTGTGGAACAGAGTCCGGGGGCAACGGAATGCATCCGTGAGAATTTAATGACCACCAGGCTGGAGGATGGCGCCATTGTGATGAACTGTGACGTTATGACAGGACTTGGAAGGCTGGAAGGGAAAGGGTATGTATTTGATTTTATATTTATGGACCCTCCCTATAATCAGGATTGGGAAAAAAAGGTTTTGCAGTATCTGGCTGATTCCCGGCTGATTGATGAGGACACGACGATGATTGTGGAAGCTTCTTTAGAAACTTCTTTTGATTTTTTGGAGAATCTGGGATACCGGATGATAAGGGAAAAGAATTATAAAACCAATAAACATGCTTTTATAGCAAGGAAAGAACTATAA
- the coaD gene encoding pantetheine-phosphate adenylyltransferase yields MRKAVYPGSFDPVTFGHLDIIERSARMSDHLIIGVLNNNSKTPLFSVEERVNMLKSLTKHLPNVEVESFGGLLVDFVRAKQADAVIRGLRAVTDFEYELQIAQTNRVMAPEIDTVFLTTNLKYSYLSSSIVKEIAAYGGEINTFVPACVAERVMKKMEDRMK; encoded by the coding sequence ATGAGAAAAGCAGTGTATCCGGGAAGCTTTGATCCGGTGACGTTTGGTCATCTGGATATTATAGAACGTTCTGCCAGGATGTCGGACCATCTGATCATAGGAGTTTTAAATAATAATTCAAAAACTCCGTTGTTTTCTGTAGAAGAACGTGTTAATATGTTAAAGAGCCTTACGAAACACCTTCCCAACGTGGAGGTGGAGTCGTTTGGAGGACTTTTGGTAGATTTTGTACGAGCCAAACAGGCGGATGCAGTGATTCGCGGGCTTCGGGCTGTAACGGATTTTGAATATGAATTGCAGATCGCACAGACAAACCGGGTCATGGCCCCAGAAATTGATACTGTGTTTTTGACGACGAATTTAAAATATTCTTACTTGAGTTCCAGCATTGTGAAGGAGATCGCCGCCTATGGTGGAGAGATAAACACGTTTGTACCTGCATGCGTTGCAGAGCGTGTAATGAAGAAGATGGAAGATAGAATGAAATAA
- a CDS encoding vacuolar family H+-ATPase subunit H, whose product MMSRIEQLIGEIEEYIDSCKYQPLSNSKIVVNRDELEELLVELRLRIPDEIKQYQKIISNRDAIMSEARQQADSILAQANAQTNELVNEHEIMQKAYTQANDIIEQANSQAQQIVEQAVSDANGIRQSSVQYTDDMLKSLQTIISHSMEGAQGRFDAFMTSMQSSYDIVSSNRQELTGAVMPVEGTEENGTTE is encoded by the coding sequence ATGATGAGCAGAATTGAACAGTTAATCGGTGAAATTGAAGAATATATTGACAGCTGCAAATACCAGCCGCTCTCCAACAGTAAGATTGTGGTCAACAGGGATGAACTTGAAGAGCTTCTGGTAGAACTTCGTCTGCGCATTCCGGATGAAATCAAGCAGTATCAGAAGATCATAAGCAATCGTGACGCCATTATGAGTGAAGCCCGCCAGCAGGCGGATTCTATTTTGGCCCAGGCCAATGCTCAGACAAATGAGTTGGTTAATGAGCATGAGATTATGCAGAAAGCATATACCCAGGCCAATGATATTATTGAACAGGCTAACAGCCAAGCCCAGCAGATCGTGGAACAGGCGGTTTCTGACGCCAACGGAATCAGGCAAAGCTCTGTCCAGTATACGGATGACATGTTAAAGAGCCTTCAGACTATTATCAGTCATTCCATGGAAGGAGCTCAGGGCCGTTTTGATGCCTTTATGACTTCCATGCAGTCAAGCTATGATATCGTCTCCTCTAACCGCCAGGAGCTGACAGGAGCTGTCATGCCCGTGGAAGGAACGGAAGAAAACGGGACAACAGAATAA
- a CDS encoding nucleoside recognition protein — translation MKKSFFRLLSVAALILLLRFPSTAFEGARNGLVLWGSVVIPTLLPFMICSNVIVALNAIRILIFPFRRILHRFFCLSDAGSYTLVSGLLCGYPMGARTCSDFMDNGRISEKEGRYLLAICNHPSPMFLLGYAAGGLPPAVPVWLLLVCVYLPIIPLSIAARSCYGINGPALSLPVTRESSKSFDDSLMDSCEVMVKIGGYIMLFSILALYITTIPIDLPQYKALILGFVEMTTGIKAVSQAFSGVSTGLWIGTVTAFGGLSGIFQTKSVIKNAGLSIRHYVAWKVLHSFLTIIFFILLSRFLPFLPRA, via the coding sequence ATGAAAAAATCCTTCTTCCGTCTGCTTTCCGTTGCTGCCTTAATTCTATTGCTCCGTTTTCCGTCCACAGCCTTTGAAGGTGCAAGAAACGGACTTGTTTTATGGGGCTCTGTAGTGATACCCACTCTTTTGCCCTTTATGATCTGCTCCAATGTCATTGTTGCCTTAAATGCAATCCGCATCCTTATTTTCCCCTTCAGAAGGATCCTGCATCGATTCTTTTGCCTTTCGGATGCCGGAAGCTATACCCTTGTTTCCGGACTTCTCTGCGGTTATCCCATGGGAGCCAGAACCTGCAGTGATTTCATGGATAATGGACGTATCTCGGAAAAAGAAGGAAGATACCTTTTAGCCATCTGCAATCATCCCAGCCCCATGTTTTTATTAGGCTATGCTGCCGGAGGGCTTCCACCAGCCGTACCAGTCTGGCTCCTTCTTGTCTGCGTTTACCTGCCCATAATTCCTCTTTCCATTGCAGCCCGGAGCTGTTATGGCATAAACGGACCTGCCCTGTCCCTTCCGGTCACCAGAGAATCTTCCAAATCCTTTGATGACAGCTTAATGGATTCCTGCGAAGTCATGGTAAAAATTGGGGGATATATCATGCTTTTTTCCATCCTGGCCCTCTACATAACTACGATTCCCATAGACCTCCCCCAGTATAAGGCCCTTATCCTGGGATTTGTTGAAATGACCACAGGAATCAAGGCTGTTTCCCAGGCCTTTTCAGGAGTCTCTACAGGCTTATGGATCGGAACCGTAACCGCATTTGGAGGATTATCCGGCATCTTTCAGACAAAGAGTGTTATAAAAAATGCCGGATTATCCATCCGGCACTATGTAGCTTGGAAAGTACTTCACAGCTTCCTTACCATCATATTTTTTATTCTGTTGTCCCGTTTTCTTCCGTTCCTTCCACGGGCATGA
- a CDS encoding M23 family metallopeptidase: MMVILLFILILSVFQVTMIDYLYNNPTFYQLDAYTWESDDFRSLKLGKMVAEWDSLDYDTLTSLMVEHQYDLTGVTDRDTHTDRLLKVKPAEYRKLRQAYETILYDLKFFPIPLSVQPGSPDISYQNGWMDTRTYGGERGHEGCDIMSNDQPRGHYPVVSMSDGVVEKVGWLEKGGWRIGIRTPKGAYLYYAHLYGYSKQWKEGDEVTAGELLGFMGDTGYSQVEGTTGNFPVHLHLGIYLRTDHNEEMSVNPYWVLKYLEKYRLKYSY, translated from the coding sequence ATGATGGTGATTCTTCTTTTCATCCTGATCCTTTCTGTTTTCCAGGTAACCATGATCGATTACCTGTATAATAATCCTACCTTTTACCAGCTCGACGCTTATACCTGGGAAAGCGATGACTTCAGAAGCTTAAAGCTTGGAAAAATGGTGGCAGAATGGGATTCTCTTGATTATGATACTTTGACTTCCTTAATGGTGGAGCATCAATATGATCTGACTGGGGTCACAGACCGTGATACCCATACGGACCGGCTATTAAAGGTAAAGCCGGCGGAGTATAGAAAGCTCCGTCAGGCTTATGAAACTATTTTATATGATTTAAAGTTTTTTCCGATCCCCTTATCCGTTCAGCCCGGTTCTCCGGATATTAGCTATCAAAACGGCTGGATGGACACCAGGACCTATGGAGGAGAACGAGGGCATGAAGGCTGCGACATCATGAGCAATGATCAGCCAAGAGGGCATTATCCGGTGGTCAGTATGAGCGACGGAGTGGTGGAAAAAGTGGGGTGGCTGGAAAAGGGCGGCTGGCGGATCGGGATACGGACTCCTAAGGGAGCGTATCTTTATTATGCCCATCTTTACGGCTACAGCAAGCAGTGGAAGGAAGGGGACGAGGTAACTGCGGGAGAACTTTTGGGCTTTATGGGGGACACTGGTTACAGCCAGGTAGAGGGTACTACCGGCAACTTTCCAGTCCATTTGCATTTGGGAATTTATTTGCGGACCGATCATAATGAGGAGATGAGCGTAAATCCCTATTGGGTCTTAAAATATCTGGAGAAATACCGGTTGAAATATTCGTATTAG
- a CDS encoding RsmB/NOP family class I SAM-dependent RNA methyltransferase, translating into MKERKISEEFLNRMKDLLGEEEYEAYLKSFDEERLYGLRINTLKITLEKFTNMTTLKLKPVPWIHNGFYYEGEERPAKDPYYYAGLYYLQEPSAMTPASLLPVVPGDKVLDLCAAPGGKSTELGAKLKGKGLLVSNDISNSRAKALLKNLELWGIENICVTSEEPKKLKETFGEFFDKILVDAPCSGEGMFRKDADMVKSYEEHGPEYYAAIQRGIMDQAADMLAPGGYLLYSTCTFSACENEDIIRRTLECHEEMELIRLPLFEGASGGIGLPGCLRLFPHKIKGEGHFMALLKKKGSPAGYKDYGKTGSKQSPLPAELSNFLSMVSKPLESSRIRIKNDAVYYLPEHFQENTKGLRYLRTGLLLGEMKKDRFEPGQAFAMALKPEEFKQVVSWEKQDDRVIRYLKGETISLKDGEEPIKGWCLICVEGFPLGFAKGSGATLKNKYYPGWRWQ; encoded by the coding sequence GTGAAAGAACGGAAGATTTCAGAAGAATTTTTAAACAGAATGAAAGATTTATTAGGGGAAGAAGAGTATGAAGCGTATTTAAAAAGCTTTGATGAGGAGCGGCTCTATGGGCTGCGTATCAATACCCTTAAGATAACCTTGGAAAAATTTACAAACATGACAACCCTTAAGCTAAAGCCCGTTCCCTGGATTCATAACGGTTTTTACTATGAGGGGGAAGAACGTCCGGCAAAAGATCCTTATTACTACGCCGGGCTTTATTATCTCCAGGAACCCAGCGCTATGACGCCGGCAAGCCTGCTTCCCGTGGTTCCGGGAGACAAGGTACTTGATCTTTGTGCAGCGCCAGGAGGGAAAAGCACGGAGCTGGGGGCAAAGCTGAAAGGCAAAGGCCTTTTGGTGTCCAATGACATCAGCAATTCCAGGGCAAAGGCTTTGCTTAAGAACTTAGAATTGTGGGGGATTGAGAATATTTGTGTCACCAGCGAGGAACCAAAAAAATTAAAGGAAACCTTCGGTGAATTTTTTGATAAAATACTGGTTGATGCTCCCTGTTCCGGAGAAGGGATGTTCCGCAAGGATGCGGATATGGTGAAAAGCTATGAGGAACACGGGCCGGAGTATTATGCTGCGATCCAAAGGGGAATTATGGATCAGGCGGCAGACATGCTTGCACCTGGCGGATATCTTTTATATTCTACCTGCACGTTTTCAGCCTGTGAGAATGAAGACATCATCAGACGGACTCTGGAGTGCCATGAGGAGATGGAGCTTATCAGGCTTCCTCTTTTTGAAGGAGCCAGCGGTGGGATCGGCCTCCCCGGCTGCCTCCGCCTTTTTCCCCATAAGATCAAGGGAGAGGGCCATTTTATGGCGTTGTTAAAAAAGAAAGGAAGCCCGGCTGGATATAAGGATTATGGGAAGACCGGAAGCAAACAGTCCCCCCTTCCTGCTGAACTTTCTAATTTTCTTTCCATGGTCTCAAAGCCCCTGGAGAGTTCCCGGATCCGGATAAAGAATGATGCGGTTTACTATTTGCCGGAACATTTTCAGGAGAATACAAAAGGCCTGCGCTACTTAAGGACCGGACTTTTGCTGGGAGAGATGAAAAAGGACCGTTTTGAGCCGGGACAGGCCTTTGCTATGGCCTTAAAGCCGGAAGAGTTCAAACAAGTTGTCTCCTGGGAAAAGCAGGATGATAGGGTAATCCGCTATTTAAAGGGAGAAACCATTTCCTTGAAAGACGGAGAGGAACCTATCAAAGGCTGGTGCCTGATCTGTGTGGAAGGCTTCCCTCTTGGCTTTGCCAAGGGGAGCGGAGCGACACTTAAAAACAAATACTATCCGGGATGGCGGTGGCAATAA